The DNA segment TCGGCAGGTACACGCTGCGATAGTTGGCTGTAGCATTGACGAGCGTGTCCTCATTGATGCGGATGAAGCCGCCGGTACTTCCGATCGGGCCATCACCGGCTACGGCAACCTCGGAGCCGACAATCGGGGTAAGCTGAAGCTGGCCGCTTGCGGCGAGCATCGCATCGCGAATGCACTCGGCATCGAGCCGCTGTTTGTCTCGCCGCCAAAGCAGTTTGTTTTCCGGGTCGGCGGCGTAGCTCGCAGCATCATGCGTGGATGCAAGCTGATATGTCCGGCTTAGCACGACCTCGCGGATTGTGGCCTTGATGGACCATTGGTTCCTAACGAGCCTCACTGCGAGGTGATCGAGAAGCGCCTGATTTGCTGGCGGCGTCCCCTGTGTTCCCAGATTGTCCACACTCTCCACGAGACCGGCGCCTAGTAGCCAGTGCCAGATACGGTTTGCCATCACACGCGCCGTGAGGGCATGGCGGGGGCTTGCGATCCAATCGGCTAATTCCTTTCTTCCGCTGGTGTTTGGCGGGATGACCGGTGCTGATACGCTTGTAAGCGCTGCTGGGAATCCACGCGGCACCCGCTCACCCGGCTCGTTCATTTCTCCGCGAATGAAGAGCGGGCTATCGGCGATGGTCTCGAAACCGCTCGGAGGCCGGATGCCGGAACTGCCTTTGATCTCCACGACTTTTGTGGGACGCATTGCCTCTGTCTTACTGGTGCCCGCAGGCCGGTCCTGTACACCCATACAAAATGCTTTTGCGTGCCCCTGTTCGTCGAATGAGTTCAACCGGCTTTCAAGGTCCGCCATTTTGCCGAGCGCTATCTGCACCTGAATGAAGAACTGTGGACCGCTGCCTCCACCCATAGCACCGCCTTTGCCCCTGCGCGGCGCACCCGCCGAACCGGCTCCCGGACTGCTGCGCTGCGCCATCAGTCCGTCGTAACGAGCCTTCGCGTCATTGTATTCCTGCTGCAATTGAGCCCGCTCACTCAGTGTGACGCTTGGGATCACTGCTGGCATTCCCGCTTCTTTGGGTAGCGCGATCAGCCCGCGTTCCTGGTTGTTCTTTGGACCGCTTAAGGTTCCGTAACTTACTTCGGAGGACAGGAAGATACCAGCCATCGCATAATAGTCCCGCTGCGAGATCGGGTCGAATTTGTGATCGTGGCAACGGGCGCAAGCTACCGTGAGACCGAGGAAGGCCTGCGAGGTCGCATCTATCTGCTCGTCGGCAAGATCGAGCTCATACTGGCGCGGCGTGAGTTCCCCCAGCCCCTTAGGCCCGACGGCAAGAAAACCGGTAGCGATGAGCTGCTCGGCGCGTCCCCTCGCATCTTTTGCGGGAAGAAGGTCGCCTGCGATCTGCTCGCGTATGAACTGGTCGTAGGGCTTGTCCTTGTTGAATGCGGCGATGACGTAATCGCGGTAGCGCCATGCGTGCGGGAGGGAAACGTTCAGGTCTTTGCCTGTGGATTCCGCGTAGCGTGCGACATCGAGCCAGTGTCTACCCCAGCGCTCCCCGAACTGACGCGACTCAAGAAGAGAATCTACGAGTTCCGCCACGGCATTGGGCGACTTATTGGCGAGGAACTGCTTCGCCATTTCTGGGGAAGGCGGCAAGCCTGCCAGGTCGAAACATAAGCGCCGAAGCAACGTGAGTTTGTCGGCATCGCCCACGGGCCGCAGTCCCTTCGCTTCGAGGCCTGCGAGAACATAGCGGTCAACGTCTCCTCTTGGCCAGCTGGCATCCTCGACCAGTGGCACCGGCGGCGGCTGAAGCGGCTGGAACGACCACCATTTCTTGGCTTTGTCAGGACTCCACTCAGTCTGGGTGACGGCAACAGGCGCCTTACCGTCTCGCGGGTCGGGAGCTCCCATTTTTACCCATTGCTCAAAGTCAGCTATTACCGCATCCGGGAGCTTGCCCCCATCCTTTTGCGGCGGCATCGCGGTGTCTTTGTTGGTGTGACGAATTGCCTCGATGAGAAGGCTTTTGTTCAAATCGCCCGGCACCACTGCAGGTCCGTTGTCGCCGCCGCGCCTGGTGCCCTCCCGCGAGTCGAGCAAAAGCCCGCCACGAATTTTTGCCGAGGTCTCGGAGTGGCATTTGTAGCAGGACTCAATGAGTACGGGGCGAATCTTCGACTCGAAGAAGGCCGTCTGGTCAGAACGCAAGGTCGATTGTGCCACTGCATGATTGCCCGCTGTAAGCAGGGCTGCGAAAACAAGGAGTCGGTGGCGAGTTTTCATGGCTATGGCCCCTTTTTAGCCCAGCCAACCTTTTGAGGAGGTTATGCGACCAAAAAAATTCGCGCAGCGGCTGATTTAATGAAATCAAAAGGTGCCGTTCCAATTTCTTAGCAGTATCCTGGCAGACATGCGGCTGCTGATTGTTGAAGATGAACCTGATTTGCTGCGCAGGCTCGCCAAGATTTTGCGGGTGGAAGGCTACGCGGTCGATTCGGCAGCTGACGGCGCGGAAGGGCTGCAGAAGTCCATGGACAATGATTACGACGTGATCCTTCTGGATGCGATGCTACCGGGATTGGATGGCTGGGAAATGCTGGCGCGTCTCAGAAAAGTGAAAACGACACCTGTTCTGATGCTGACGGCGAGGGACGCCAGTGCCGACCGTGTCCGTGGTCTGGACAGCGGAGCGGATGATTACGTGATGAAGCCGTTCGACCTGCCTGAGTTGCTGGCACGCGTGCGGGCACTTATCAGGCGCGGCTCAGGTGCTGCCAGTGCACGGCTGGATTTGGGGGAGGTCATTTTGGACACTGCGCAGCGCAGTGTTTGGAAAAATGGGGAGGTCGTACCGCTCCTTCCAAGTGAGTACGCACTGCTTGAGTACCTCGCACTGCACCGCGGTGAGGTAGTATCCCGAACCGTTCTTTACGACCATCTTTTCGACGAGAACGAGTCGACACTTTCCAACCTGCTTGATGTGCGGGTCTCCAACCTTCGCCGTAAACTCGGACAGGAGTTTATTTTGACCAGGCGAGGCCATGGCTATGGCATCGGCATTGAACCATGAAGCGCCTTAGTTCGATACGTGTGCGACTGGTGGGCCTGATCGGCCTGCTGCTTTTTGTCGTGCTGGGGGGCTTTGGCTACATGGCGTGGCACCGCGAGAGTGTAGCGCGGATTGCCGCAGTGGACCGCGCACTTGAGGAGAGGTTCAACATCCTCATTTCGGGCTTCAGGCCAGAAGCCGGACAAAGAGTGGATGAAGTAAGCGAACCTCGGCTTTCGCCGCGTGCGCGTGAATTGTTCGCCAATGGTAGTGGTGAGGATTTTTACTACGTGGTGTGGCGCAAGGACGGCAGCATTCAGGCACGGTCGCAAAACGCCCCAGAGATCTCGCTCCCCGCTCAAACATCAAATCCAAAGGAAATTCGCGAGCGTGGCGTATTCCGTGAGCTCGTCCATTTTACGCCGACGGGTCGCTGCTTCGTTGTAGGTCGCAATCTTCACAAGGACCTTGATGCAATGCAGGCGGATGCCGGTTCGCTTGCGGTTGCGGGGACAGCGATTTTGCTGATTGGATTGGCGCTGGCCTGGTGGATTGCCTCAAGTGTGACAGGGCCACTCCAAGAAGTAAGCCGCACCGCCAAACA comes from the Roseimicrobium gellanilyticum genome and includes:
- a CDS encoding PSD1 and planctomycete cytochrome C domain-containing protein, which gives rise to MKTRHRLLVFAALLTAGNHAVAQSTLRSDQTAFFESKIRPVLIESCYKCHSETSAKIRGGLLLDSREGTRRGGDNGPAVVPGDLNKSLLIEAIRHTNKDTAMPPQKDGGKLPDAVIADFEQWVKMGAPDPRDGKAPVAVTQTEWSPDKAKKWWSFQPLQPPPVPLVEDASWPRGDVDRYVLAGLEAKGLRPVGDADKLTLLRRLCFDLAGLPPSPEMAKQFLANKSPNAVAELVDSLLESRQFGERWGRHWLDVARYAESTGKDLNVSLPHAWRYRDYVIAAFNKDKPYDQFIREQIAGDLLPAKDARGRAEQLIATGFLAVGPKGLGELTPRQYELDLADEQIDATSQAFLGLTVACARCHDHKFDPISQRDYYAMAGIFLSSEVSYGTLSGPKNNQERGLIALPKEAGMPAVIPSVTLSERAQLQQEYNDAKARYDGLMAQRSSPGAGSAGAPRRGKGGAMGGGSGPQFFIQVQIALGKMADLESRLNSFDEQGHAKAFCMGVQDRPAGTSKTEAMRPTKVVEIKGSSGIRPPSGFETIADSPLFIRGEMNEPGERVPRGFPAALTSVSAPVIPPNTSGRKELADWIASPRHALTARVMANRIWHWLLGAGLVESVDNLGTQGTPPANQALLDHLAVRLVRNQWSIKATIREVVLSRTYQLASTHDAASYAADPENKLLWRRDKQRLDAECIRDAMLAASGQLQLTPIVGSEVAVAGDGPIGSTGGFIRINEDTLVNATANYRSVYLPIARDLLPDALAVFDYSDASLVMGAREQTNVPAQALYLLNNDFVREQAEKFAKRITAGPTSSTDQRIIQAYALALSRQPSMKEMQTARTFLDRERGSGNSADEALSIFCLALFASAEFRFLN
- a CDS encoding response regulator transcription factor: MRLLIVEDEPDLLRRLAKILRVEGYAVDSAADGAEGLQKSMDNDYDVILLDAMLPGLDGWEMLARLRKVKTTPVLMLTARDASADRVRGLDSGADDYVMKPFDLPELLARVRALIRRGSGAASARLDLGEVILDTAQRSVWKNGEVVPLLPSEYALLEYLALHRGEVVSRTVLYDHLFDENESTLSNLLDVRVSNLRRKLGQEFILTRRGHGYGIGIEP